The following coding sequences lie in one Arachis hypogaea cultivar Tifrunner chromosome 9, arahy.Tifrunner.gnm2.J5K5, whole genome shotgun sequence genomic window:
- the LOC112709064 gene encoding uncharacterized protein, with protein MFLLNVGVDYGSIKEVAEILMDMHEECLEGNFVTIERYRQAIVNQAAHPRAVPQIVNDKDDDEDEEDDDVQGGQNGESSARQATSNMDVDIPKSESNMSSGNMRIDDEPLKKDAGEAEDGWVVVSKKKKTRLEKIR; from the exons ATGTTTTTGCTCAATGTAGGGGTTGACTATGGCAGCATTAAAGAG GTAGCTGAAATTCTAATGGATATGCATGAGGAATGCTTAGAAGGAAACTTTGTGACCATTGAGCGTTATAGGCAGGCCATTGTTAACCAAGCTGCGCATCCTCGTGCAGTGCCACAG atTGTGAATGAtaaggatgatgatgaggatgaggaaGATGATGATGTCCAAGGTGGTCAAAATGGTGAAAGCAGTGCTAGGCAAGCTACTTCAAACATGGATGTGGACATTCCAAAATCTGAATCAAACATGAGTTCAGGTAACATGCGGATTGATGATGAGCCTCTCAAAAAGGATGCAGGTGAAGCAGAGGATGGATGGGTTGTagtttcaaagaaaaaaaaaacaaggttAGAAAAAATTAGATGA